From Anopheles coluzzii chromosome 3, AcolN3, whole genome shotgun sequence, the proteins below share one genomic window:
- the LOC120957302 gene encoding protein Wnt-1: MNLVTVFMVCLMAISAWAEVESKSKPGRGRGSMWWGIAKAGEPNNISPLAPGMAYLDPAIHATLRRKQRRLARENPGVLAAIAKGANLAINECQHQFRTRRWNCSTRNFLRGKNLFGKIVERGCRETAFIYAITSAAVTHSVARACSEGSIESCTCDYSHHNREPQMNNMGVVAGVGDWEWGGCSDNIGFGFKFSRDFVDTGERGRTLREKMNLHNNEAGRAHVQAEMRQECKCHGMSGSCTMKTCWMRLNSFRTIGDILKDRFDGASRVMVSNSLRSTSVNENTLTNRAGSANLKTNANSVGGSASPNSVLSNSIHARGHQQKRVNRYNFQLKPYNPEHKPPGSKDLVYLEPSPGFCERNPRLGIQGTHGRQCNDTSIGVDGCDLMCCGRGYRTQEVTVVERCSCTFHWCCEVKCKLCRAKKIIHTCL; the protein is encoded by the exons ATGAATCTAGTGACGGTGTTTATGGTGTGCCTGATGGCCATCAGTGCCTGGGCGGAGGTggaaagcaaatcaaagcccggCCGTGGCCGAGGATCGATGTGGTG GGGCATCGCAAAGGCGGGCGAACCGAACAACATCTCACCGCTCGCACCGGGCATGGCCTATCTCGATCCGGCCATCCATGCGACGCTGCGGCGCAAGCAGCGCCGGCTGGCGCGCGAAAACCCGGGCGTACTGGCCGCCATCGCCAAGGGCGCCAATCTGGCCATCAACGAGTGTCAGCATCAGTTCCGGACGCGGCGCTGGAACTGCTCGACGCGCAACTTCCTGCGCGGCAAGAACCTTTTCGGCAAGATCGTTGAACGAG GTTGTCGTGAAACGGCATTTATCTACGCGATCACCAGCGCGGCGGTAACGCACAGTGTGGCGCGGGCGTGCAGCGAAGGTTCGATCGAGTCGTGCACTTGCGATTACTCGCACCACAACCGCGAACCGCAGATGAACAACATGGGCGTGGTGGCGGGCGTCGGCGACTGGGAGTGGGGCGGCTGCAGTGACAACATCGGCTTCGGCTTCAAGTTTTCCCGCGACTTTGTCGACACCGGCGAGCGGGGCCGCACGCTGCGCGAAAAGATGAACCTGCACAACAACGAGGCTGGCCGTGCG CATGTACAGGCGGAGATGCGACAGGAGTGTAAGTGCCACGGTATGTCCGGCTCGTGCACGATGAAAACGTGCTGGATGCGGCTGAACAGCTTCCGTACGATCGGAGACATCCTGAAGGATCGGTTCGACGGTGCGTCCCGGGTGATGGTCAGCAACAGCTTGCGGAGCACGAGCGTGAACGAGAACACGCTGACGAATCGCGCCGGCTCGGCTAACCTCAAGACGAACGCGAACAGTGTCGGTGGGTCGGCGAGCCCCAACAGTGTACTGAGCAACTCGATCCATGCTCGTGGCCATCAGCAAAAGCGTGTCAATCG GTATAACTTCCAGCTGAAACCGTACAACCCGGAACACAAACCACCGGGCTCGAAGGATCTGGTCTATCTGGAACCGTCGCCCGGCTTCTGCGAGCGCAATCCCCGGCTCGGCATCCAGGGTACGCACGGTCGCCAGTGTAACGACACCTCGATCGGCGTGGACGGCTGCGACCTGATGTGCTGTGGACGGGGGTACCGGACGCAGGAAGTCACCGTGGTGGAGCGCTGCTCCTGCACCTTCCATTGGTGCTGCGAGGTAAAGTGTAAGCTCTGCCGagcgaaaaaaatcatccacacgtgtctgtaa